In one Halorubrum sp. CBA1229 genomic region, the following are encoded:
- the sucC gene encoding ADP-forming succinate--CoA ligase subunit beta has product MKLHEHQAKTIFADAGIPVPDSRLATTVEEALDAVDEIGYPAAIKAQVHVGGRGKAGGIKIATDRDEAERYAEEILGMDLKGYTVDSVLVEAGVDFVDELYVGVTMDRGEGQPVLMVSTEGGVNIEEVAEENPDAIAREHVDPAFGLHPYQARKVVYEAGVDADVALDVASILSTLYDLYEENDASEIEVNPVMITGDRDVVAADAVMNIDEDALFRQPELAELAEESYEDDLERKAGEYGFDYVRLSGNVGIIGNGAGLVMTTLDLVDHYGGTPANFLDIGGGAKAERVTKALDMVFSDPNVDSVVFNIFGGITRGDEVAKGINEALAEFDEIPKPVVVRLAGTNAEEGMEILNTDLIEVEETLEDAVQRAVKNAEEVTQ; this is encoded by the coding sequence ATGAAACTACACGAACATCAGGCGAAGACCATCTTCGCGGACGCCGGGATCCCGGTCCCGGACTCCCGGCTCGCGACGACCGTCGAGGAGGCGCTCGACGCGGTCGACGAGATCGGCTACCCGGCTGCGATCAAGGCGCAGGTCCACGTGGGCGGCCGCGGCAAGGCCGGCGGCATCAAGATCGCGACCGACCGCGACGAGGCCGAGCGGTACGCCGAGGAGATCCTGGGGATGGATCTGAAGGGGTACACCGTCGACTCGGTCCTCGTCGAGGCCGGCGTCGACTTCGTGGACGAGCTGTACGTCGGCGTCACGATGGACCGCGGCGAGGGACAGCCGGTCCTGATGGTGTCGACGGAGGGCGGCGTAAACATCGAGGAGGTCGCCGAGGAGAACCCCGACGCCATCGCGCGCGAGCACGTCGACCCCGCGTTCGGGCTCCACCCGTACCAGGCACGCAAGGTCGTCTACGAGGCCGGCGTCGACGCCGACGTCGCGCTCGACGTCGCCTCGATCCTCTCGACGCTGTACGACCTCTACGAGGAGAACGACGCCTCCGAGATCGAGGTCAACCCGGTCATGATCACGGGCGACCGCGACGTGGTCGCCGCCGACGCCGTGATGAACATCGACGAGGACGCGCTGTTCCGTCAGCCCGAGCTCGCCGAGCTCGCCGAGGAGTCCTACGAGGACGACCTCGAACGGAAGGCCGGCGAGTACGGCTTCGACTACGTCCGCCTCTCGGGTAACGTCGGCATCATCGGCAACGGCGCCGGGCTCGTGATGACGACGCTCGACTTGGTCGACCACTACGGCGGGACGCCCGCCAACTTCCTCGACATCGGTGGCGGCGCGAAGGCCGAGCGCGTCACCAAGGCGCTCGACATGGTCTTCTCCGACCCCAACGTCGACAGCGTCGTCTTCAACATCTTCGGCGGGATCACTCGGGGCGACGAGGTCGCCAAGGGGATCAACGAGGCGCTCGCGGAGTTCGACGAGATCCCGAAGCCGGTCGTCGTCCGGCTCGCCGGGACCAACGCCGAGGAGGGGATGGAGATCTTAAACACCGACCTGATCGAGGTCGAGGAGACGCTGGAGGACGCGGTCCAGCGCGCGGTGAAGAACGCGGAGGAGGTGACCCAATGA
- a CDS encoding class II fumarate hydratase, giving the protein MSEEHRTEEDSLGEMQVPADAYWGAQTQRAVENFPISGIPMSRRFIRALGVVKKAAAQANRDLGLVDDDTAEAIVAAADEVIAGEHDDQFPVDVFQTGSGTSSNMNANEVIANRAAEIAGAEIGDRVVHPNDHVNYGQSSNDVIPTAMHVAALEAVEKDLVPALETLHAELEAKETEFDGVVKTGRTHLQDATPIRLGQEFGGYRTQVAKGIERAEDVQSNLRELALGGTAVGTGLNTHPDFPELAAEYISDETNTTFREADNHFEAQAAHDAMAEAHGALRTIAGSMNKMANDLRLLASGPRNGLGEVEQPENQPGSSIMPGKINPVVAESVNQVHKQVVGNDAAISAGAARGEIDLNLYKPVIAHNFLESAELLSNAAATFGERFVAKLEANEEHCETRVEQSMALATALNPAIGYDKASKVAKTALKEGKSVREAAVEAGYLTEEEADEVLDPEAMTHRVILGDED; this is encoded by the coding sequence ATGAGCGAGGAACACCGCACGGAGGAGGACAGCCTCGGCGAGATGCAGGTGCCGGCGGACGCCTACTGGGGCGCGCAGACCCAGCGCGCGGTCGAGAACTTCCCGATCTCTGGCATTCCGATGAGCCGGCGGTTCATCCGCGCGCTCGGCGTCGTGAAGAAGGCGGCCGCGCAGGCGAACCGCGACCTGGGGCTCGTCGACGACGACACCGCGGAGGCGATCGTCGCCGCCGCCGACGAGGTGATCGCCGGCGAGCACGACGACCAGTTCCCCGTCGACGTGTTCCAGACCGGCTCGGGCACCTCCTCGAACATGAACGCAAACGAGGTCATCGCCAACCGCGCCGCCGAGATCGCGGGCGCGGAGATCGGCGACCGCGTCGTCCACCCGAACGACCACGTCAACTACGGCCAGTCGAGCAACGACGTGATCCCGACGGCGATGCACGTCGCCGCGCTGGAGGCGGTCGAGAAGGACCTCGTGCCCGCCCTCGAGACGCTCCACGCCGAGCTGGAGGCGAAGGAGACCGAGTTCGACGGCGTCGTCAAGACCGGCCGGACGCACCTGCAGGACGCGACGCCGATCCGGCTCGGCCAGGAGTTCGGCGGCTACCGGACGCAGGTCGCGAAGGGGATCGAGCGCGCCGAGGACGTCCAGTCGAACCTCCGCGAGCTCGCCCTCGGCGGCACGGCGGTCGGCACCGGGCTCAACACCCACCCCGACTTCCCGGAGCTCGCCGCGGAGTACATCTCCGACGAGACGAACACGACGTTCCGCGAGGCCGACAACCACTTCGAGGCGCAGGCGGCCCACGACGCGATGGCCGAGGCGCACGGCGCGCTCCGAACGATCGCCGGCAGCATGAACAAGATGGCCAACGACCTGCGGCTGCTCGCCTCCGGCCCCCGCAACGGGCTCGGCGAGGTCGAGCAGCCCGAGAACCAGCCCGGCTCCTCGATCATGCCCGGGAAGATCAACCCGGTCGTCGCCGAGTCCGTCAACCAGGTCCACAAGCAGGTCGTCGGCAACGACGCCGCGATCTCGGCCGGGGCCGCCCGCGGCGAGATCGACCTGAATCTTTATAAGCCCGTCATCGCGCACAACTTCCTCGAGTCCGCCGAGCTGCTCTCGAACGCCGCGGCGACGTTCGGCGAGCGCTTCGTCGCGAAGCTGGAGGCCAACGAGGAGCACTGCGAGACTCGCGTCGAGCAGTCGATGGCGCTCGCGACCGCGCTGAACCCCGCGATCGGCTACGACAAGGCGAGCAAGGTCGCGAAGACGGCGTTAAAAGAGGGGAAGAGCGTCCGCGAGGCCGCCGTCGAGGCCGGCTACCTCACCGAAGAGGAGGCCGACGAGGTGCTCGACCCCGAGGCGATGACGCACCGCGTCATCCTCGGCGACGAGGACTGA
- the sucD gene encoding succinate--CoA ligase subunit alpha, which translates to MSIFVDDDTRVVVQGITGGEGKFHAGQMIEYGTNVVAGAVPGKGGQEVAGVPVYDTVDEAVEAENADASVVFVPPAFAGDAIFEALDTDLDLAVAITEGIPTQDMAKVNKRLSETDTRLLGPNCPGIITPGEAKLGILPGNIFSDGNVGLVSRSGTLTYQVVDNLTERGLGQSTAIGIGGDPIIGTSFIDALEAFEADGDTDAVVMCGEIGGEDEEQAARFIGEHMDTPVAGFIAGRTAPPGKRMGHAGAIVSGSGTGTAQSKIDALNDAGVPVGDTPEEVADHVEDFL; encoded by the coding sequence ATGAGCATTTTCGTCGACGACGACACCAGAGTGGTTGTGCAGGGGATCACCGGCGGGGAGGGGAAGTTCCACGCCGGCCAGATGATCGAGTACGGCACGAACGTCGTCGCCGGCGCGGTCCCCGGCAAGGGCGGCCAGGAGGTCGCCGGCGTTCCCGTCTACGACACCGTGGACGAGGCCGTCGAGGCCGAGAACGCCGACGCCTCCGTCGTCTTCGTCCCGCCGGCGTTCGCGGGCGACGCGATCTTCGAGGCGCTCGACACCGACCTCGACCTGGCGGTCGCGATCACCGAGGGGATCCCGACCCAGGACATGGCGAAGGTGAACAAGCGGCTGAGCGAGACCGACACGCGGCTGCTCGGCCCGAACTGCCCCGGGATCATCACGCCCGGCGAGGCGAAGCTCGGCATCCTGCCCGGCAACATCTTCTCCGACGGCAACGTCGGGCTCGTCTCCCGCTCCGGCACCCTGACGTACCAGGTCGTCGATAACCTCACCGAGCGCGGGCTCGGCCAGTCGACCGCCATCGGGATCGGCGGCGACCCGATCATCGGCACCTCCTTCATCGACGCCCTCGAGGCGTTCGAGGCCGACGGCGACACGGACGCCGTCGTGATGTGCGGCGAGATCGGCGGCGAGGACGAGGAGCAGGCCGCGCGGTTCATCGGCGAGCACATGGACACGCCGGTCGCCGGCTTCATCGCCGGACGGACGGCCCCGCCGGGCAAGCGGATGGGCCACGCGGGCGCCATCGTCTCCGGCTCCGGCACGGGCACCGCCCAGTCGAAGATCGACGCGCTCAACGACGCGGGCGTCCCCGTCGGCGACACCCCCGAGGAGGTCGCCGACCACGTCGAAGACTTCCTCTAA
- the deoC gene encoding deoxyribose-phosphate aldolase, whose product MSLESTIRDDPERIASVIDHTNVDPTASEEAIRSLCTEVLEYGFRSAVVVPYHAELASELLAGEANVVAVIGFPYGIQNSAAKRSEVEALHEHVDEFDMVMNRTAFANGDHDAVVDDVEAVKDAVGEKTLKCIIESPALTPSEIRRAAGLVEEGGADFVKTAVGYDGPTATEEITAIREAVGSDTEIKASGGIASFEEALEMVAAGATRIGASSGVEIYESAR is encoded by the coding sequence ATGTCATTAGAGAGTACTATCCGAGACGATCCGGAGCGGATCGCGTCGGTCATCGATCACACCAACGTCGACCCGACCGCGAGCGAAGAAGCGATACGGTCCCTCTGTACCGAGGTCCTCGAATACGGGTTCCGGTCGGCCGTCGTCGTTCCGTACCACGCCGAGCTCGCGAGCGAACTGCTCGCCGGCGAGGCGAACGTCGTCGCGGTGATCGGGTTCCCGTACGGGATACAGAACTCGGCGGCCAAGCGGAGCGAGGTCGAAGCGCTCCACGAGCACGTCGACGAGTTCGACATGGTCATGAACAGGACCGCGTTCGCGAACGGCGACCACGACGCCGTCGTCGACGACGTCGAAGCGGTGAAAGACGCGGTCGGCGAGAAGACGCTGAAGTGTATCATCGAATCGCCCGCCCTGACGCCGTCGGAGATACGGCGGGCCGCCGGACTCGTCGAGGAGGGCGGCGCCGACTTCGTCAAGACGGCCGTCGGGTACGACGGGCCGACGGCCACCGAGGAGATAACGGCGATCCGCGAGGCGGTCGGTTCGGACACCGAAATCAAGGCGTCGGGTGGGATCGCCTCCTTCGAGGAGGCGCTCGAGATGGTGGCCGCGGGGGCGACCCGGATCGGCGCCTCCTCGGGGGTCGAGATATACGAGAGCGCGCGGTAG
- a CDS encoding GAF domain-containing protein — MDTAPGEAGDGAVAAAFSGSDPAGGGPRRVLFVDDEPGAADLAATHVERLVDGIETVTFTAPDDALAAVETERVDCVVSDFDMPGSDGLELLTAVREVDPGMPFVLFTGKGSEEIASEAISAGVTDYLQKGAGRDRYEMLANSVENALDRRRAERDLREVNAKVTALHEFATDVAACDRVDDVFERTVDAAEGILEFDRCVTAHRRGDRLVPAALSESVTDDEVRAFEVGEGIAGTTAAEERTMVVDNVTVDPADPDQLEDPANCDAPGAGRRDDAGRVSAEGRPDDGGRADGTAVADPVADDIRSAISVPIGSYGVLQVVSDGYAAFDDGDVEFAELLAAHAADAIEHIEAENALRAERDRLTALFDDLPLPAARTVALGGGERRLDATNEAFERTFGHSAADHGYCEIRDAIIPEGADRHDPETVLDGDEIPRLEVRRRTTDGLRDFILHVIPVRRGDETVVYSVYADIGEQKRVERTLRNLHETTREMFRGEDREEIAALAARAAIDILEFPSSGVRLYDPESGTLLPTAISEEATEALGDRPAFGPDDGRIWEAFETGEPIVVGDLDAVDTAVGYGEHRSLLVVPLGDHGVMPLGSREPDFFDDTAIQLARVLAANVTVALDGAERTAQLRSRDAALQREIDRLEKFAGLVSHDLRNPLNVATGRLELARELVDDSDALAELDRIDDAHERMEELIDDLLTLARQGRTVDESESVSLAEAAAAAWRTVDTTGATLDAPDEGVAVEADPERLRTLLENLFINSVEHGSTGSRTKSGDSEGHSPSGNRASPGDSEALRASGSQASPDDSVERGSPDTDSRVTVTVGALPDGFYVADDGAGFDVDPEEAIEYGTSSDPDGTGFGLAIVREIATAHGWSLSVDDDGGARFEFRASE, encoded by the coding sequence ATGGACACCGCTCCCGGGGAGGCCGGTGACGGCGCCGTCGCCGCCGCGTTCAGCGGGTCGGACCCCGCCGGCGGCGGCCCGCGGCGGGTGCTCTTCGTCGACGACGAGCCCGGGGCGGCCGACCTCGCGGCGACGCACGTCGAGCGGCTGGTCGACGGGATCGAGACGGTCACGTTCACCGCCCCCGACGACGCGCTCGCGGCCGTCGAGACGGAGCGCGTCGACTGCGTCGTCAGCGATTTCGACATGCCGGGCAGCGACGGGCTCGAACTGCTCACGGCGGTCCGCGAGGTCGACCCCGGCATGCCCTTCGTGCTGTTCACGGGGAAGGGGTCCGAGGAGATCGCCAGCGAGGCGATCTCCGCCGGCGTGACGGACTACCTCCAGAAGGGCGCCGGTCGGGACCGGTACGAGATGCTCGCGAACAGCGTCGAGAACGCGTTGGACCGCCGACGGGCGGAACGGGACCTCCGGGAGGTGAACGCGAAGGTGACCGCGCTCCACGAGTTCGCGACGGACGTCGCCGCCTGCGACCGCGTCGACGACGTGTTCGAGCGGACCGTCGACGCCGCGGAGGGGATCCTGGAGTTCGACCGGTGCGTCACGGCTCACCGCCGGGGCGATCGGCTCGTCCCCGCGGCGCTCTCGGAGAGCGTCACGGACGACGAGGTCCGGGCGTTCGAGGTCGGCGAGGGGATCGCCGGCACCACGGCCGCCGAGGAGCGGACGATGGTCGTCGACAACGTCACCGTCGACCCGGCCGACCCGGACCAGCTGGAGGACCCGGCGAACTGCGACGCCCCGGGCGCCGGCCGCCGCGACGACGCCGGGCGGGTCAGTGCCGAGGGACGACCGGACGACGGCGGCCGAGCCGACGGCACCGCGGTCGCCGACCCGGTCGCCGACGACATCCGGTCGGCGATCAGCGTTCCGATCGGGTCGTACGGCGTGCTACAGGTCGTCTCGGACGGCTACGCCGCGTTCGACGACGGAGACGTGGAGTTCGCGGAGCTGCTGGCCGCCCACGCCGCCGACGCGATCGAACACATCGAGGCGGAGAACGCGCTCCGGGCCGAGCGCGACCGGCTGACGGCGCTGTTCGACGACCTCCCGCTCCCGGCCGCCAGGACGGTCGCGCTCGGGGGCGGCGAGCGCCGCCTCGACGCCACGAACGAGGCGTTCGAGCGGACGTTCGGCCACTCGGCGGCCGACCACGGCTACTGCGAGATCCGCGACGCGATCATCCCGGAGGGCGCGGACCGACACGACCCCGAGACGGTCCTCGATGGGGACGAGATCCCCCGGCTCGAGGTTCGCCGCCGAACGACCGACGGGCTCCGGGACTTCATCCTGCACGTGATCCCCGTCCGTCGCGGCGACGAGACGGTCGTCTACAGCGTCTACGCCGACATCGGCGAGCAGAAGCGGGTGGAGCGCACCCTGCGGAACCTCCACGAGACGACCCGCGAGATGTTCCGCGGGGAGGACCGCGAGGAGATCGCGGCGCTCGCCGCGCGCGCGGCCATCGACATCCTGGAGTTCCCGAGCAGCGGGGTCCGTCTGTACGACCCCGAGAGCGGGACGCTGCTCCCCACGGCGATCAGCGAGGAGGCGACGGAGGCGCTCGGGGACCGCCCGGCCTTCGGTCCCGACGACGGCCGGATCTGGGAGGCGTTCGAGACCGGAGAGCCGATCGTCGTCGGCGATCTCGACGCCGTCGACACCGCCGTCGGCTACGGCGAGCATCGGAGCCTGCTCGTCGTCCCCCTCGGTGACCACGGCGTGATGCCGCTCGGCTCCCGCGAGCCGGACTTCTTCGACGACACGGCGATCCAGCTGGCGCGGGTGCTGGCGGCGAACGTCACCGTCGCGCTCGACGGCGCCGAGCGCACGGCGCAGCTGCGGAGCCGCGACGCCGCGCTCCAGCGCGAGATCGACCGGCTGGAGAAGTTCGCCGGGCTCGTCTCGCACGACCTCCGGAACCCGCTCAACGTCGCGACCGGCCGGCTCGAACTCGCGCGGGAGCTCGTCGACGACTCGGACGCGCTCGCCGAGCTCGACCGGATCGACGACGCTCACGAGCGGATGGAGGAGCTCATCGACGACCTCCTCACGCTGGCGCGACAGGGCCGGACGGTCGACGAGTCGGAGTCGGTCTCGCTCGCTGAGGCGGCGGCGGCGGCGTGGCGCACCGTCGACACCACCGGTGCGACGCTGGACGCACCCGACGAGGGGGTCGCGGTGGAGGCCGACCCGGAGCGGCTCCGCACGCTGTTGGAGAACCTGTTTATAAACAGCGTGGAACACGGTTCCACTGGCAGCCGGACGAAGTCCGGCGACAGCGAGGGACACAGTCCCTCGGGCAACCGGGCTTCGCCCGGTGACAGCGAGGCGCTACGCGCCTCAGGCAGTCAGGCTTCGCCCGACGATAGCGTCGAGCGCGGCTCGCCCGACACCGACTCTCGTGTCACCGTCACGGTCGGCGCGCTCCCCGACGGGTTCTACGTCGCCGACGACGGCGCGGGGTTCGACGTCGATCCCGAGGAGGCGATCGAGTACGGAACCTCCAGCGATCCGGACGGGACCGGGTTCGGCCTCGCGATCGTCCGCGAGATCGCGACCGCGCACGGCTGGTCGCTCTCAGTCGACGACGACGGCGGGGCACGGTTCGAATTCCGAGCGAGCGAGTAG
- a CDS encoding BolA family transcriptional regulator, translating into MTIEPAEIEDLIEAGIPDAVARVTNPRIHDDEDEDAHFAAWVVSPAFEGESLVDQHQRVYDAVGDHMTRSVHALEIKTYTPADYAEHGDGSLAPALRDAGLFPVDEA; encoded by the coding sequence ATGACGATCGAACCGGCCGAGATCGAGGACCTCATCGAAGCGGGGATCCCCGACGCCGTCGCGCGCGTGACGAACCCGCGGATCCACGACGACGAGGACGAGGACGCCCACTTCGCGGCGTGGGTCGTCTCGCCCGCCTTCGAGGGGGAGTCGCTGGTCGACCAGCACCAGCGCGTGTACGACGCCGTCGGCGACCACATGACCCGGTCCGTCCACGCCCTGGAGATCAAGACGTACACGCCCGCCGACTACGCCGAACACGGCGACGGGAGCCTCGCGCCCGCCCTCAGAGACGCGGGGCTGTTCCCTGTCGACGAGGCCTGA
- a CDS encoding ArsR family transcriptional regulator produces MDDSARELLSPLPPSAKLVYYVLDEEGRFDQTGLAEETRLSTRTVRFAIEKLTEVGLVEEGLCPRDARRSVYAPVPESERPTEAEPDAASEADTEAPTAAAVAED; encoded by the coding sequence ATGGACGACAGTGCCCGCGAGCTGCTTTCGCCGCTTCCCCCGAGCGCCAAACTGGTCTACTACGTCCTCGACGAGGAGGGCCGGTTCGACCAGACCGGGCTCGCCGAGGAGACCCGCCTTTCGACCCGAACCGTCCGGTTCGCGATCGAGAAGCTGACCGAGGTCGGGCTCGTCGAGGAGGGGCTCTGTCCCCGCGACGCCCGTCGGTCGGTGTACGCGCCGGTCCCCGAGTCGGAACGCCCGACCGAGGCCGAGCCGGACGCCGCCTCGGAGGCCGACACCGAGGCGCCCACGGCGGCCGCGGTCGCCGAGGACTGA
- a CDS encoding DUF2267 domain-containing protein, with protein MNFDEFTGDVQHRLELSGTGETVRAIRATLMTLGQRIPEGNAEDLAASLPIEIKWYLTGAVHEHGQRFDWQEFVERVSEIEGTDPADAAYHARVIVDVVRSQVPESDFHQLRDMLPESGDAENWGSLFEVVDEGN; from the coding sequence ATGAACTTCGACGAATTCACCGGCGACGTACAGCACCGGCTCGAGCTTTCCGGGACGGGAGAGACGGTGCGGGCGATCCGGGCGACGCTCATGACGCTCGGGCAGCGGATCCCCGAGGGCAACGCCGAGGACCTCGCCGCCTCGCTGCCCATCGAGATCAAGTGGTACCTGACCGGCGCGGTCCACGAACACGGTCAGCGCTTCGACTGGCAGGAGTTCGTCGAGCGGGTGAGCGAGATCGAGGGAACGGACCCGGCCGACGCGGCCTATCACGCCCGGGTGATCGTGGACGTCGTCCGGTCGCAGGTCCCGGAATCGGACTTCCACCAGCTCAGGGACATGCTCCCCGAAAGCGGAGACGCCGAGAACTGGGGGAGCCTCTTCGAGGTCGTCGACGAGGGGAACTGA
- a CDS encoding class I SAM-dependent methyltransferase, with amino-acid sequence MERFRNTGQPDWDWWGRIWPTPEDTLRRLGVSPGDRVAEIGCGNGYFALPAGRIAAPASVYAVDLDESLLAELEELAAEQGIDNVVPVRGDARELAGLLPEPVDVALLANAFHGIDDRAAFVSGVAGALAADGRFVVVNWRDRPREETAIAGEPRGPPTELRVGPEETRRAVEDASDLRLAREVDLPPFHYGLVFER; translated from the coding sequence ATGGAGCGCTTCCGGAACACGGGCCAGCCGGACTGGGACTGGTGGGGGCGAATATGGCCGACGCCGGAGGACACCCTTCGGCGACTCGGCGTCTCCCCGGGCGACCGCGTCGCCGAGATCGGCTGCGGCAACGGCTACTTCGCCCTGCCGGCCGGGCGGATCGCCGCCCCGGCGTCGGTGTACGCCGTCGACCTCGACGAGTCGCTGCTCGCGGAGCTGGAGGAGCTCGCCGCGGAGCAGGGGATCGACAACGTCGTTCCCGTCCGCGGGGACGCCCGGGAGCTCGCCGGGCTCCTCCCCGAGCCGGTCGACGTCGCCCTGCTCGCGAACGCCTTCCACGGGATCGACGACCGGGCGGCGTTCGTCTCGGGCGTCGCCGGCGCGCTCGCCGCCGACGGCCGGTTCGTCGTCGTCAACTGGCGCGACCGGCCGCGCGAGGAGACGGCGATCGCCGGCGAGCCCCGCGGCCCGCCGACGGAACTGCGGGTGGGCCCAGAGGAGACGCGGCGCGCGGTCGAGGACGCGAGCGACCTGCGGCTCGCCCGCGAGGTCGACCTCCCGCCGTTCCACTACGGGCTCGTCTTCGAGCGCTGA
- a CDS encoding zinc finger domain-containing protein, with protein MSHRDDLREAADALGGSVVVCGLGAHADRLAGAEFRDARYASGAELLAEASSASSTGPAPAAVVVALDPETVGEGAEATDALRAIDALDAFAVAVVPAAAAEGDALAAVRESVDAVLLAEGDAVEAAIRAFLATVQEPGFVNLDLTDAETVLSAGVAALGTGAADRDDPSVAVASAFDRLPDGVDAAEASAVLVDVVVDPATSIAAATDVIAAVRERIGADANVIWGGAVDEAAADELAVRLVVAGVRHAPPLSAGDPCPRCGEPLASYRFGARETLSCDACGYSDIAMRRG; from the coding sequence ATGTCTCACCGGGACGACCTGCGCGAGGCGGCGGACGCCCTCGGCGGCTCCGTCGTCGTCTGCGGCCTCGGCGCCCACGCCGACCGGCTCGCCGGCGCCGAGTTCCGCGACGCCCGATACGCGTCGGGGGCGGAGCTCCTCGCGGAGGCGTCCAGCGCGTCGTCGACCGGCCCCGCGCCCGCGGCGGTCGTCGTCGCGCTCGACCCCGAGACCGTCGGCGAGGGCGCCGAGGCGACGGACGCCCTCCGCGCGATCGACGCCCTCGACGCCTTCGCGGTCGCGGTCGTCCCCGCGGCGGCGGCCGAGGGCGACGCGCTCGCGGCGGTCCGGGAGTCGGTCGACGCCGTGTTGCTCGCCGAGGGCGACGCCGTCGAGGCGGCGATCCGCGCGTTCCTCGCGACGGTCCAAGAGCCGGGGTTCGTCAACCTCGACCTCACCGACGCCGAGACGGTGCTCTCGGCCGGCGTCGCCGCGCTGGGAACGGGGGCGGCCGACCGCGACGACCCGTCGGTCGCGGTCGCGTCGGCCTTCGACCGGCTCCCCGATGGGGTCGACGCGGCCGAGGCGAGCGCGGTGCTCGTCGACGTCGTCGTCGACCCGGCCACGAGCATCGCCGCCGCGACCGACGTGATCGCGGCGGTCCGCGAGCGGATCGGCGCCGACGCCAACGTGATCTGGGGCGGCGCGGTCGACGAGGCGGCCGCGGACGAACTCGCCGTCCGGCTCGTCGTCGCCGGCGTTCGCCACGCCCCGCCGCTCTCCGCCGGCGACCCCTGTCCGCGCTGCGGCGAGCCGCTGGCGAGCTACCGATTCGGCGCCCGAGAGACGCTCTCCTGTGACGCCTGCGGCTACTCCGATATCGCGATGCGACGCGGGTGA